One genomic region from Balaenoptera acutorostrata chromosome 1, mBalAcu1.1, whole genome shotgun sequence encodes:
- the LOC103001482 gene encoding signal recognition particle 14 kDa protein-like, translating to MVLLESEQFLTELTRLFQKCRLSGSVCITLKKYDGRTKPIPRKGSVEGFEPSENKCLLRATDGKKKISTVVSSKEVNTFQMACSNLLRANMDGLEKRDKKSQSKKNKAGQ from the coding sequence ATGGTGCTGCTGGAGAGTGAGCAGTTCCTGACGGAGCTGACCAGGCTCTTCCAGAAGTGCCGGTTGTCGGGCAGCGTGTGCATCACCCTGAAGAAGTATGATGGTCGAACTAAACCCATTCCAAGGAAGGGTTCTGTGGAGGGCTTTGAGCCCTCAGAAAACAAGTGTCTGTTAAGAGCTACTGATGGGAAAAAGAAGATCAGCACTGTGGTGAGCTCCAAAGAAGTGAATACGTTTCAGATGGCTTGTTCAAACCTATTGAGAGCTAACATGGATGGGCTGGAGAAGAGGGACAAAAAGAGCCAGagtaagaagaacaaagcagggcAGTGA